The following DNA comes from Bacteroidota bacterium.
AATAATGAGCAGTCAATCCGCCCAAGGTTCCATCATCAGCGTATAATTTCAACCCTGATATGGGCATGTAATCCCGGGGATCACCAAAACGGGTGACAGAGTAATTATCCCAAAGAAGTCCATACTTTTTACTGGAAACCAGGAATGGAACAACAGCTTTGGTATTGCGCTGGGTGAGATCATCATCCAAGCCTTTAAAATTCAAAATATCATCCTGGTTTTCACCGAGTCCATAGAATGCCTCATCAGCCGGTGACTCAAACACCTGTCTTATTTGGTATCCTTTTACCCCATCAACTGTTTCGGCCTGAAAAGTTTTCCCTCCCTTTTCATTTTCCTTTAATAATATATTCCCTTTCAAATCCGAGAAGACAACTTCGCCCGTTTTAAGCGAAACAGAAGCTTTTATTTTATCGGTACTCAGGCTAATCCAGCCATTACGAGTTTCTGTTTTCCAAATCACCTTATTGTGAGGATAATCCGTAATCATCAGGCTTTTTTCAGCAGAGAAATCATTGGATGGAGTGGCAATGACATGAATAATCTGATCAGATACTACCTGAAGCCGGACTGACTTGGCTCCGTTTCCGGTAACCTTTTCAAGATGAACAACCACGCCATCAGTCAGGATTTTATAATCCGCAGCCTGGGACGAAAACATGAACATTAAAAACAAGAAGCAAAGACAAATTGTATTTCTTTTCATTTTAAAATAATTAAAAGTGAGACAGATTTTTAAATCATAAAAAATTTAAAAATGGATGCAATGCAACATAAATAATGCGTTATTAACTGCAAAATTTTGCCTTTACTACAAAGCAAAACCTGCCTGCCTCATCGGTAAGAATAATTATAAACGGATAAAATTACTCTGCCTCAGATGCAGAAATAACCAGTTGAAGCCAAAACAAATGATAATTCATTTTCAAATTTAGTCCGGAAATTCAAAAGTCAGGGGATGAAAATGTTTAAATTAGGGGGTTAATTTGTTAACTGGCGAAGTTAAAATATTTCCAAAAGCAGTATCGTTTGTTAATATGTGAAACAGTTAAATCCCTGTATTCTTGGGACAACCGAACTTTCTGTACTTTTCGTTTATGTTTTTCCGGAGCTAACTTGAGAAAATTCATTTTTTTAACAGGGAAGAAATTTCCTCAAATTTAGTTTAGAGTCATAAAATTTTGCAGCCTTAGGATTAACAAATAAGGATAAGATAAATTTAGTTCATATACTATTTATTTTTTAGATTATGGTTAACACATTAACATTAAAGCACTAACATCCAATAATAATTCTGTTTTATTTTGTTCGGTTTATCCCAAGGTAATATTGACAAACTATCCTTGAATTTGGACATAAAGTTATTTGCGGGGTATTAACCATTTTTGTTACACTTATATTTAAAAAATTCCACTTCCCTCTAACATTAAGCCATAATTAAATCAAAAATAAAATATGATGATGCAAATTGTTGTTTATAACTCAGGTTTCCCAAATACTCGGGA
Coding sequences within:
- a CDS encoding DUF4968 domain-containing protein; the encoded protein is MKRNTICLCFLFLMFMFSSQAADYKILTDGVVVHLEKVTGNGAKSVRLQVVSDQIIHVIATPSNDFSAEKSLMITDYPHNKVIWKTETRNGWISLSTDKIKASVSLKTGEVVFSDLKGNILLKENEKGGKTFQAETVDGVKGYQIRQVFESPADEAFYGLGENQDDILNFKGLDDDLTQRNTKAVVPFLVSSKKYGLLWDNYSVTRFGDPRDYMPISGLKLYADDGTLGGLTAHY